One Pseudomonas rhizophila DNA window includes the following coding sequences:
- a CDS encoding IS3 family transposase — MRKSYSSEFKLKAASMVLDEGQSVPEVCASLDIGPTALRRWVDQVRKERLGSTPEGAKAITADQREIQQLKALLRQKDLDIEILKKASALLLLDSKDHSR, encoded by the coding sequence ATGCGCAAATCTTATTCCAGTGAGTTCAAGCTCAAGGCTGCCAGCATGGTGCTGGACGAGGGCCAGTCCGTTCCCGAAGTCTGTGCCAGCCTGGATATTGGCCCTACCGCCTTGCGCCGTTGGGTCGACCAGGTTCGCAAAGAGCGCTTGGGTTCGACCCCCGAGGGGGCTAAGGCGATTACCGCCGATCAGCGAGAGATTCAGCAGCTCAAAGCGTTGCTCAGGCAAAAAGACCTGGACATTGAAATCCTAAAAAAGGCCAGTGCTCTCCTGCTTTTGGACTCCAAAGATCATTCTCGTTGA